CCCGATCGGCGCGTGGGCGCTCTGGCATCTTGATTGGACCACGGTCCCGGTCTCGGCGTGGTGGTGGACGCTCTGGATCGTGTTGGGGCCGACGGTGGGGACCTACTTCCTCAATCTCTGGGCGCTCAAACGCACGTCGTCGAACGTCGTGGCCGGCTTCGTCTACCTGCAACCGATGCTGACGGCGGTGGTCGCACCGCTGGTGCTCGCGGGCGAGCAATTGACGCCGCGGGCGATCGGCGCCGGGCTCGCGATCTTCGTGGGGTTGGGGTGCATCCTCCGCGCCGAGCAGGTGGCGCTCGAGGCCTCGGCGGCGGGCGCGGAGAGCTAGCGGGCCGCGGGTCGGGCCCGGCCACGTCCCGCGCGCACCAACCGTTCGAGCCGTTCGCCGAGGCGGTCCACCGCGTCGCGGTGCGCGGCGAGCGCCGTGGCCAACTGCGCACGTTCTGCCATGAACGACTCCATCGTGGCGGTCAGGTGAGCATCGCGCGCGCTGCGTCGCGCCGCCACCATGTTCGCCTCCTCAATCGCGGGCCAGAGCGCACGGGCCGAACTCTCGAGGCCGCCGGCGAGCTCGGTGATGCGGCGGGCCGTCACCTCGCTCGCCTCCGCCTCCCGAATCGCTTCGGTCAACGCATGACGGAGCGTCTCGAGCTCCGATTGCAGCGCGGTCCCGTCGCTGGCGAGGGTCGCCGTCTGCGCCGCGATCGCGCTCGACGCCTCGGTCGTGGCATCCGCCAGGCGCCGGATCTCCTCGGCGAGGACGGTGAAGGTCCGCCCCGCGGCGCCGGCGCGGCTCGCCTCGAGCGCTGCCGTGTTCGCCAGCAAATTGGTGCGGAAGGCGACGCCGCTCACGGTGTCGTTGCTCGCCGCGATCGCTTCGCTGTGCCGATCAATCGCGGACAAGTCCACGCTCAGCGCGGCAAGCCCGTCAACGGCGCGCGCGATGGCATCGGTGGCGGCGCGGGTGTGCGCGCGCGCCTCCACGACCGCCGTCTCGAGGCCGTCACTCCGCGCGCCGATCGCCTTGCTGCCATCACTCAACTGGGTGAGCACCTCGCTGGCATCGACGGGCAACGGCAGCCCGCGGCCGTCGTCGGTCACCAACTCCGGCAACAATCCGGTGGCATGCGCCAACCCGCGACTCACTTCGCCGGCATCGTGGGCAAAGCCGCTGAGTTGCATCTCACGCTCGGCTTCGCGTCGCCGAACCCGAATCGTCGAGGAGATCGGCCCGAGGAAGGCGAGCAGCCATTCCCGCTCGCGGCGCCCGAATGCCCCCGGAAAGCGCCCCTCGAGGTACACCTCGCCGAGCGGATCACCGCTGCGTCCAATGGGCGCCACGACCGATCGCCGCTCCTCGAACGTCTCGGCGTCCGGCACGAACGTCCCCTCGGGGCGTGCGCGCCGGGGCGTACCGACCGTGACTTCGAGCTCCGGCGTCCCGATGCGGATCACGACCGCTTCGGCCTCGAAGAGCTTCCGCAACTCTTCGGCGCTCTCGCGAATGCCGGCCTGGAGGTCGGCGTCGTCCAGGAGGCGCTGGGCCAGCCGATAGGCCGCCAGGTCACGCTTCCGAGGATTGACCATCGGCAGGGCGAGAATCCCGCCCAAGCCGAAGAGGGCCAATAGCGGAAGCGTCGTGAAGACAGGGAGGAGGGGCAACCCCACCGAACCCAGTAGTTCGGGCACCAGCGAGCTCACCACCGCTGGGACCAGTCCGAAGAGGACCGCTGCCAGGGTCCAGCTCACGGCCTGGCGCTGGGAGGCCCGGCGATTGGACGAGGCCAACGAGAGGAGGAGCGCGCCGACCGCCAGGGTGGCCCCGACCGGTTCGAAGGTCTGCCGCAGGAAGAAACCGTCGACCACCCGAAGGAGTGGGGCCTCCCCAAAGGCGATCCCCCCGGCGGTGGCCACAAAAAGGGCGCCGTGGAGGGCGTACCAGCCGGTCACGATCCCGAACCAGAAGCGCTGCTGATGGTTCCAGGCGACCGCGAGTGCGAAGTGGACCACGACGGGCGTCAACAGGTAACGCCACGGGCCGATGATCAGGAAGAGCCCGAGCGGGGTCGTCTTGCTGACCGGCGCGTCAATGCTCAGCAGGGCGGTCAGGACGGCCGCAGCCGAGACGAGCCCGAGGAACGGGGCGGTCGGGGGGGCATCCGGCGTCTGGATGAGCGCCAGGACGCCCAGTCCGAGCAGGAGCAGGGCAACCAGGCCGGAGACGGCGACCACGGTCGAGTCCGGCGCTGGTGAGATGAGGAGGGGGCCGACGACCAGCCCCGCACTGATGCAGGCGACCGCCGCAATGAGCGGCCAGCTCCCGAGAGGGCGGCGGAGTGACACGGAGGCGGTCGTTTGGGCATCAGTCATGGATGAGGGAAGAATATGGCCCGTCGGAGCGGGGAGAGGAAACCGCCCCACGTCACCAACTGAAACCAAGAGGCCCCCTTGGGCGTATCACCTGACATGACCCAGCCGATGATGACCCCGACCCTTCCGTCGGTCTTCTCGCCGCTCGCGAAGGCGCTCCTCGATTCGTTCAACGAGGGCGTCATTGTGTTCGACAAGGACGGGCGGATTCTGTACCTCAACGCCTCCGGGCGTGATTCCCTCGCCGAGGCCGGGCTTGACCCCGCCGGTGAGAAGGACGACCTCCTCCCTGAGCTCGCTGGGATGGGTGGTCGGCTTGCCCCGATCCGGGTTGGTTCGCTTGAGCTCGGTGAGGCGATCTTCCTCCCCCGTCGGGAGGGTCCGACCACCTTGGCGGAGCGGGAAAAGGACGCCATCGTCCGCTCGCTTGAGGCCCACAACTGGCGCCTCGCGGAAACGGCGAAGACCCTCGGCATCTCGCGCACCACGCTCTGGCGTCGCCTGCGTGCCTATGGCCTCCACCGGGACGGGCGCACCAAGTGGGATCAGGCGTCGTAGCGCTGTTGGCCTTTGCCCTGATCGGGCAACAGGCCGCCGACACCACCACGTACGCCGACCGAGCCACCAGAGACCTGGTGGCTCGTGCGGTTGCGCGTCATGCCTCCGCCGATACCACCGTCCGCGATTACCAAGCCCACCTCCGCTATCGCGTGTCGTTCGGGATCGGCCAACGGCGCTGGGCAAATGTGCCGACCGCGGCCGTCGAAGAGCAGGACGGCACCGTCCACTGGTCGCTGCCGAACGATCTGCGCGTCGACATCCTCGGCCGTCGCGAGGCGTCCCGTCTCGATGGCGTGAACCTGATATCGTCGTTCGACCGGCCCTGGTTCGTCCCGCGCACCCTCGGCGACTCGATCCGCGTGCTGGGTGGCGATGCCTCGTCGCGCGCCGCGCCGCATCCGCTCTCGAAGGGCGCCGAGGCGATCTACCGCTACGCCGCGGGCGACTCGCTGGTGATCGGCATGCAGGGCCGCCGCTTCGCCATCCGCTCGATCACGATCACGCCGCGGGAGAACGCGGCGATCGCCGTGGCGGGCCGGCTCTGGGTCGACACCGAGAGCGGCGATGTGGTGCGCTTCACCTTCCGCTTTGTCGGACGGGAACTCTGGACCGATCTCGATGACGAGATGTCGGGCGATTCGGTCGGCGCCCGGCGTGCAGGTCGCATTGTGCAGCAGCTCATCCAGCTCGATGCCGACCTGGAATATTCGCTGCAAGAGAACAAGTACTGGTTGCCGGCACGGCAGGTCCTCTCGGGGCGTGTGACGGTGCCGCTCGGCGGCGGCCTGACCGTGCCCTTTGAGGCGACGACGACCTTCGATGACTACGAGGTCAACACCGGCAAGGGCGTCGTCTTCACGGCGCCATTCCGCGATTCGACGTCCCGGCTCAGTCGTGAGGAGCGCGTGGCCCAGCGCGATTCGCTGCGGGCGGCCCGGCGTGACAACGTCATTCCCGATTCCCTCCGCGCCCGCGACAACACCGGCTACCTCGCCCGGGGTGGTCGGTATCAGGTCCATCGTCCGCCGGTTGATTCGCTGCGGCAGTACGCGGCGTGGAGCGATTCCCTTGTTCTCGAACAGGATCCGGTCGAGCGGGCCCGCCTGCGCGAGGCGATGGCCGACGTCGCCGGCATCGTCGAGGACTTGCCGCCGGGGTTGAGCGGCAAGCCGGGATTCGGCTTCGCCTGGGAAAAGCTCCCGGAGTTGATTCGCTTCAACCGGGTGCAGGGGACGACCTTCTCGTACGGCCAGCGCTTCGGGACACCGTGGGGATTCACGACGGCGTTCGCCACGGCGCGCTATGGCCTCGCCGATCATCGGGTCATGGCAAGCGGCATGATCGTGCGCGACGCGCCGAGCGGGCGCTTCACGATCGCCGGTGGGCGCGACCTGGCCGACATCGATCCCTGGGCACGCGGCCTGACCTTCGGCAATTCGCTCCGCGGCATGCTGGTCGGCCGCGACGAGGGAGCCTATCTCCTCTCGCAGGGCGTGCGCCTGCAGCTCGAGCGGAGCACGGGATTGGGTCGGGAACTGCTCCTCGCCGGCTATGTCGCCGACCAGCAGAGCGTGGTGACTGAGTCGAACGGTGGCCTGCCGCACACGTTCGACAAGTCGTGGTCCTTCCCCGGCAATCCCTCGGTCCGCGAAGGTCTCGCGACCGGTGGGCAGCTGCGCTACACCGCGCAGCAGTATGGGCACGCGTTCGGGCTGTCGGTGGAAGGTGTCGCGGTGGATGGGGAGGTCGCGGGGCGGCTGACTGCCGATTGGCGGCAGACGTGGTGGCGCGGCGCGGTAACGTTGCGGCTCAAGGGTGGACTCGCCCAGGGCAGCGACATGGTGCCGCAGATGGCGCTGCGTGCCGGCGGATTGAACACCGTGCGCGGCTACGACTTCGGCGTGGCCAGCGGCGACGCCCTCTGGTCGGCCCAGCTCGACCTGATGCGTGCCGGTCGAGGCGCCGTGAAGACGGTGCTCTTCGCCGATGCCGGCCAGGCCGGGCGTCGAGACGCCTTCGGCGACGCCCCGTTCCTCTCTGGCGCCGGCGTTGGGGTCACCGTGCTCGGCGGAATCATCCGCGCCGAACTGAGCCATCCGATCACCGAGCGCGCGGGCCGCGGACTCCGCTTCGACCTGATCTTCGGCGGCACGCGGTGACCCGAGGCCGACTGATGGTCGGGGTGGGCCTGCTGCTGGTGGCCGCCGGGGCGGGGTTCTGGTGGTGGCGTGGGCGCGACGGCGCGCTGCCGCTGGGCGGCGTGCCGGCGAATGCCATCGCCCTCAGTTGGAAGGGGAAGTTCAAGGGCAGTGCCACGCTCCCGGCGACGGTGAATTGGTGCCCCGGGAGTCGCGTTGCCATCGTCGAAGGGCTCTCCAACGACACCGGTTTCGTCATGGTCGTCCATGCGGCCGACACCCTCGCCAAGGGGACGATGTCGGTGCTGCCCGCCGAGTTCATCGCGGCGGCAGGCGGCCCGCGCCCAGCGGCCTCGAGTGCCCTGCGGTGGCCTGCCGACACCGCGATCCTCGCGGGGTATCGCGGTCAGAATGGGCTGGTGGAGCTGGTGCCCCAGGGTGGCCTCCTCTCCGCCACCTTCACCATCCGGATGCAGCCGCCGATGTCCTCCGACACGATCAGTGTCACCGGGGCATTCCGGAACCTGAAGGTGGAGTCGCGGGCGGTGGGCTGCCCCTGACGGCCGATGATCGATGATCGATCATCGATGATCGATCATCCTCCTCTCCGAACCCCGCCTTGACGAGTATCTTCCCCTCATGGAATCCACCTACTTCCGCCGCGGCTTCGGCCTCAAGGGCGAGATCGAGGCGCAGCGTTCGGCGGACTACGCCAGCGGGATCGTCGAGACCGTCCGCGCCAACGGGAATCGGCTGCAGGTCGGCCCGCTGACCTTCCGGCTCGCCAAGGAATTCGGCTTCTGCTACGGCGTTGATCGCGCCGTCGACTATGCCTACGAGACCCGCCGCAAGTTCCCCGATCGTCGGTTGCTGCTGGTCGGCGAGATCATTCACAATCCGCACGTGAATGAGAAGCTCGCGGCGATGGGGATCATCTTCCTCGAGCACAACCCCGGCGCGGACTTCGACTTCACCGACATCACTCCCGAGGACGTGGTCATCATCCCGGCCTTCGGCGTGACGATGAAGGACTTCCAGCGGCTGCGCGCCATTGGCTGCGTCCTGGTCGACACCACCTGCGGCTCGGTGCTCAACGTCTGGAAGCGGGTCGACAGCTACGCCCGCGATGGCTACACGGCGGTGATTCACGGCAAGCACTACCACGAGGAGACGCAGGCCACGGCGTCGCAAGCGACCAAGCACGAGGGCGGGAAGTACCTGGTCGTCTTCGACATGGCCGAGGCGCGGATGGTCTGCGACGTGATCGAGGGGAAGGGCGATACGACGGCGCTGGCGGCGCGATTCGCCAAGGCGTGTTCGCCCGGCTTCGACTTCACGGCCGACCTGCGGCGGATCGGGGTCGCCAACCAGACCACGATGCTCTCGGGCGAGTCGCTGGCGATTGCCGCCGAGCTCCGGAAGTCGCTGATCGTTGCCTATGGCGAGGCGACGATCGCGGACCACTTCCGGTCGTTCGACACCATCTGTTCGGCCACCCAGGAGCGCCAGGATGCCGTCGTCGAGTTGCTCGAGGATCCGCTCGACCTGATGCTGGTGGTGGGGGGGTACAACTCGTCCAACACCTGCGCCCTCGCCGCCTTGGCCGAGAGCAAGGGCGTCCGGACGTACCATATCGAGGATGCGGAAGGGGTGGATCCGGAGGCCGGGACGCTGCGGCACCAGCCGGTTCGCACCAAGCGGGAAGAGATCCTCGCCGACTGGTTGGGTGACGCGAAGATCATCGGCATCACAGCCGGCGCCTCGACGCCCAACAACAAGATCGGCGAGACCATCGCGCGGGTGGGGTCGATGATTGGGGTCGAGGTCGGGTAAAGGCGAGAAGCGAGAGGCGAGAAGCGAGAAGCGTGGCTTGGCGGGAGGATCTCTCCGCTGGGCCACGCTTCTCGCTTCTCTCGCTTCTCGCTTCTCGCTTCTCGCTTCTCGCTTCTCGCCTTGACAATAAACCAGTCATACGACTGCTTTATGTATGCCAAAGTCGCCAGTAACGGCCGCCATCCACGACCCGATCTCCGCCATTCTGGGGACCCGCGGAAAAGTGGCGGTGATGCGAGTGCTCGCTTCGGCCGCAAACCCGCTCCAGCAGCGAGAAGTTGCTCGGCGGACCGGCATGGCGCTCCGGACCGTCGAGCTGGCGCTCGACGACCTGCTCGCCTCCGGGATCGTCGAACGGGTGGTGGGAGGACGCGAGCGCCTGGTGCAGGTGCGCTCAGCCCACCGGCTCACCCCCTCGATCCTCGCCGTCCTCCGCGCCGGCGCCGACCACTGGCCAGCCCTCCGCTCCGAGCTCCGGGCCGCCGCCACGACCCCGAATGACCCCACCCTCCTCGCCGTCGCCGTCGTCGGACGGGTCGCCACCCGCTCCGAACGGATCGGCGACCCCCTCGACCTGCTCCTGCTCACCGCCGACGACGCCACCGCAGCCCGCTGGGTCGAACGCTTCGCGTCCCTGGGCGACGGCGTGGCCGCCAGATTCGGTGTCACGCTCCGCCCGATCGGCTACGGGCTGGACGCCGCTCGAGAAATGTGGGCAGCGCGTACATCAGCGGCAGAGCAGACCGTCCGCCAGGCGGAGCGGGTTCACGGGGCAGAGCTCCTGGTGCTGCTCAGCGGCGGCTAAGGGTCGATACTCGCCGGGCCGAAAACCACGGTTCCGACTTCACACCAAAGAACCGTTCGACCAACCGCGCCCCTGCTCACACTGCGTCTCTGCGGGATACAGCCAGTGCCATCGGAAATCTTCACCACATGTACGCAATGCACACATTTGCGATTCCAAGGCCGAAGTGTACATTGATCACATATGCCTAACTCGTTGCACGACAACGCCAAGCCGAAGTCGGGCTATCATCACGGCGATCTCCGCGCCGAGTTGATTCGCGAGGGAATCCGTCAGCTGGAGCGGGGTGGGATCGCCGACCTCTCGTTGCGGCAACTCGCCAAGAGCGTCGGCGTGACGGGGTCAGCCCCGTACCGGCACTTCCCTGACCGCCGGGCGTTGCTGGAGGCGATCGCGGCCGAGGGGTACCGGAGGGTAGCGGCGACGCTGGCGCCGAGCGGGGTCAGGGCGGCGGAAGGGGCAAGGCGGATGGTGCTCTTTGCCGATGAGCACCCGGCCTGGTGGGAGCTGATGGCGGGGTGCGGAGGGGCAATCGGCCCCGATCTCGAGGAGGCCCGAGGGACCTTTCTGGCGGAACTGGTCGGCGTGGTGGAACGGTCGATCGGTGGCGGGGCGCCCGAGGAGGCGATTCGTCTCGCCGTCGCGGTCTGGTCCGCACTCCTCGGCCTGGTACAGTTGCGGGCCGGCGGCGGGGTGGCGCTGCTCGACGCCACCATGGTGCCGGAACCGGCGGCGTTGGCCGAGTCGATCGTTACCGGCCGACCGATGCCACCAGCTGGCGGGCGACCGCGGTGATCGTGAGCGGCGCCGATCCCTCGGCGCGATTGTTCACGATCAGGTAGGCCGGGACCCGGAGCTCGAGGGCCGCCTTGGCGAGCGCGGCCAGGTCACCCCGCAGCTCGCTGTTCTCATCCTGGACCCGATCGTACGGCGAGAAGGCATCCACCGCCGTCGAATAGGTGCGTCCGGGCCGGAGCAGTGCGCGGGCGATCAGGAAGTCGGCCGTGATGGCATCGTGGAGCAGGAACTGCTCGCCGATCGATGGCATGCGCGTCCAGCTGTTGAAGAGGTGCGCCACGCCGTGGGTCCGCAGCACCGCAAAGTACTCCGGGCTCAGGTACTCCTGGTTGCGGAGCTCGACGGCGTAGGGGATGCCGCGCGGGAGCTTCCCGAAGAAGGCATCGAGCCGCGTCGCGAAGTCGGCAGCGCTGATCTTGGCGGTACGCGCAATCGTCTGGAACTCGAAGACGAACGGCCCGATATGCTCGGCAAAATGCGCCTGCATCGGCCCGAGGACTTCGCTGGTGAAGAGGTCGGCGTTGAGCCAGTCAGGGTTCAGTTGCCCGAAGTGGGCCCGCTCCTTCGGATTCGCAAAGGTGTGCGCGGTGATCCGATCCCAGACCTTGCTGACACAGCGGAAGTCGGCGGGGAGCGCCGCAGCATAGCTCGCCAGCGTCCGCTCGGAGGGCGGCGTGTAGAAGAAGGAGTCGATCCCCACCGTGCGGAAGAGCGGCCAGCGCGCATACTCCGCCAGCATCTTCGCACCAGCCCCGGTTGCCGGATACGGCTTCTCGTAGATCAGCCCCGTCCACCCCGGATACGTCCAGGAGGAACAGCCAAAGCGGATCAGCGGGGAGAGCTGATCCGCGAGGGCGGCGACTTCGGCGGGGAGGGGCCAGGAGGGATGCACCCCGAAACTATACTACCAAATCGATCATCGATCATCGATCATCGATGATCGATTACTTCCCGTCCTTCACGAAGTTGAAATCCAGCTCCAGCTGAATCGGATCGTCCACGCGCGCCACCACCGGCACGCGGGGCACCGCGATGCCGAACTCGGAGAAGGTGAACTTCGTCTTGGCAGTCCCGGTGAGGCCGGTCGGGCTGGCGGTGGCGGTGACCGTCCAAGTCGTCGGCTTGGTGACCCCCTTGAGGGTCAGGTCGCCCACCAAGGTGAAGCTCAGCGCGCCGGTGGTCGGCATCTTCGCCGGGAGGCCGGTGATCTCCTTGACGACGAGCACGGCGTTCGGGTGGGTCGCCGTCTCGAGGGTATTGCGCTGCACG
The Gemmatimonadota bacterium DNA segment above includes these coding regions:
- a CDS encoding TetR/AcrR family transcriptional regulator, which gives rise to MPNSLHDNAKPKSGYHHGDLRAELIREGIRQLERGGIADLSLRQLAKSVGVTGSAPYRHFPDRRALLEAIAAEGYRRVAATLAPSGVRAAEGARRMVLFADEHPAWWELMAGCGGAIGPDLEEARGTFLAELVGVVERSIGGGAPEEAIRLAVAVWSALLGLVQLRAGGGVALLDATMVPEPAALAESIVTGRPMPPAGGRPR
- a CDS encoding DUF72 domain-containing protein, whose amino-acid sequence is MHPSWPLPAEVAALADQLSPLIRFGCSSWTYPGWTGLIYEKPYPATGAGAKMLAEYARWPLFRTVGIDSFFYTPPSERTLASYAAALPADFRCVSKVWDRITAHTFANPKERAHFGQLNPDWLNADLFTSEVLGPMQAHFAEHIGPFVFEFQTIARTAKISAADFATRLDAFFGKLPRGIPYAVELRNQEYLSPEYFAVLRTHGVAHLFNSWTRMPSIGEQFLLHDAITADFLIARALLRPGRTYSTAVDAFSPYDRVQDENSELRGDLAALAKAALELRVPAYLIVNNRAEGSAPLTITAVARQLVASVGR
- a CDS encoding YceI family protein; protein product: MTRIATTLAVLSLTAAPLAAQSHYTLNPTGTEARYQVRELLAANTIENDVVGKTAGVTGGIALDKAGKVVSSGSKITIDLTLLKTDRDRRDGYVQRNTLETATHPNAVLVVKEITGLPAKMPTTGALSFTLVGDLTLKGVTKPTTWTVTATASPTGLTGTAKTKFTFSEFGIAVPRVPVVARVDDPIQLELDFNFVKDGK
- a CDS encoding 4-hydroxy-3-methylbut-2-enyl diphosphate reductase codes for the protein MESTYFRRGFGLKGEIEAQRSADYASGIVETVRANGNRLQVGPLTFRLAKEFGFCYGVDRAVDYAYETRRKFPDRRLLLVGEIIHNPHVNEKLAAMGIIFLEHNPGADFDFTDITPEDVVIIPAFGVTMKDFQRLRAIGCVLVDTTCGSVLNVWKRVDSYARDGYTAVIHGKHYHEETQATASQATKHEGGKYLVVFDMAEARMVCDVIEGKGDTTALAARFAKACSPGFDFTADLRRIGVANQTTMLSGESLAIAAELRKSLIVAYGEATIADHFRSFDTICSATQERQDAVVELLEDPLDLMLVVGGYNSSNTCALAALAESKGVRTYHIEDAEGVDPEAGTLRHQPVRTKREEILADWLGDAKIIGITAGASTPNNKIGETIARVGSMIGVEVG